A part of Fibrobacter sp. UWB15 genomic DNA contains:
- a CDS encoding aldo/keto reductase — protein sequence MNSSFDMPVLGLGTWTLRGKVAEDAVYVAIKNGYRLIDTAKYYDNDDSDTATKTGENRQNFSQTG from the coding sequence GATATGCCGGTTCTCGGGCTTGGCACTTGGACTTTGCGTGGCAAGGTGGCTGAAGATGCGGTCTATGTCGCCATCAAGAACGGATATCGATTGATTGATACTGCAAAATATTATGACAACGACGACTCAGACACCGCTACGAAAACTGGTGAAAATCGTCAAAATTTTAGTCAAACTGGATAA